A stretch of the Cheilinus undulatus linkage group 11, ASM1832078v1, whole genome shotgun sequence genome encodes the following:
- the nr4a1 gene encoding nuclear receptor subfamily 4 group A member 1 produces the protein MTCIHPQHGSQPYENSLGSSEPQSTDFISKLAVNMSNPQDHLSAPPLPSISSLVDSHVGDFDAYSCQFTAAPAHVTTSLSQETPFKLDDLQVYGCYPGAFALSYPDEAGSPAGSDYFGSPASASSPSTPGFQSQHTSTWDSAFGPYSPSPGYWATEETSAPHAPSFFTFSSGSMEDMSHLSQPQDPFTLAHPHSSALTFPALVMEQTRNLERTDHMDGSLSPKLKSPSGNEGCCAVCGDNASCQHYGVRTCEGCKGFFKRTVQKNSKYVCLANKDCPVDKRRRNRCQFCRFQKCLAVGMVREVVRTDSLKGRRGRLPSKPKVVQEVTTTVSPVSMIASLVRAHIDSNPGVGKVDYSKFEEREVHPNQKEDASDIKQFYDLLTASMEVIRKWTKNIPDFSKFCPEDQELLFESAFVELFILRLAYRSNPELDKLIFCNGAVLHKTQCVRGFGDWIDSILEFSQSLHRMKLDVSSFSCLTALVIITDRHGLKEPGRVEELQNQLITCLKDHVSGCSSESVRPNYLSRLLGKLPELRTLCTQGLQRIFYLKLEDLVPPPPIVDKIFMDALPF, from the exons ATGACATGCATCCACCCTCAGCATGGATCTCAGCCCTATGAGAACAGCCTCGGCAGCTCAGAGCCTCAAAGCACAGACTTTATCTCCAAACTGGCTGTCAATATGAGCAACCCACAGGACCACCTCTCCGCTCCGCCCCTGCCAAGCATCAGCTCTCTGGTGGACTCTCACGTGGGCGACTTTGATGCGTATTCGTGCCAGTTTACTGCAGCTCCTGCCCACGTCACTACGTCTTTAAGCCAGGAGACCCCCTTCAAGTTGGATGACCTCCAAGTTTACGGTTGCTACCCTGGAGCGTTCGCTCTGAGTTACCCTGACGAGGCTGGGTCTCCTGCCGGGTCAGATTACTTTGGCAGCCCAGCGTCCGCCTCATCTCCTTCAACCCCTGGGTTCCAGAGCCAGCACACATCAACCTGGGACTCAGCATTCGGGCCGTACTCACCCAGTCCAGGATACTGGGCGACGGAGGAGACCTCAGCTCCACATGCTCCCTCTTTCTTCACTTTCAGCTCTGGCTCAATGGAGGATATGTCTCATTTGAGCCAACCACAGGATCCCTTTACTTTGGCCCATCCTCACTCATCTGCACTGACCTTCCCTGCCTTAGTGATGGAGCAGACACGAAACCTTGAGAGGACTGATCACATGGATGGGAGTTTATCACCAAAGTTAAAGAGTCCAAGTGGGAATGAGGGCTGCTGCGCTGTGTGTGGGGACAACGCCTCCTGTCAGCACTATGGAGTTCGAACCTGTGAGGGATGCAAGGGGTTTTTCAAG cgCACAGTACAAAAGAATTCCAAGTATGTTTGCCTTGCAAACAAGGACTGTCCTGTAGACAAGAGGAGGCGCAATCGATGCCAGTTCTGCCGTTTCCAGAAGTGTCTCGCTGTTGGCATGGTGAGGGAAG TTGTGAGAACAGATAGCCTCAAAGGACGAAGAGGACGCCTGCCATCTAAGCCTAAAGTCGTCCAGGAGGTGACAACAACTGTGTCTCCTGTGAGCATGATCGCTTCACTTGTGAGGGCTCACATTGACTCAAACCCAGGTGTTGGGAAAGTGGATTACTcaaag TTCGAAGAGAGGGAAGTCCATCCAAATCAGAAGGAGGATGCAAGTGATATCAAGCAGTTTTACGACTTACTTACAGCCTCCATGGAGGTCATCAGGAAGTGGACAAAGAACATCCCAGACTTCTCCAAGTTCTGCCCAGAAGACCAGGAACTTCTGTTTGAATCTGCTTTTGTAGAACTCTTCATCCTGCGTCTTGCATATCG TTCTAACCCTGAACTGGACAAGCTTATCTTCTGCAATGGAGCCGTGCTTCACAAGACACAATGTGTCAGAGGTTTCGGGGATTGGATTGACTCGATCTTGGAGTTTTCTCAAAGCCTTCATCGCATGAAGCTGGATGTTTCCTCCTTCTCCTGCCTAACAGCCCTGGTCATAATCACCG ATCGTCATGGTCTCAAGGAGCCAGGACGTGTGGAGGAACTGCAGAACCAGCTCATCACCTGCCTAAAAGATCACGTCTCCGGCTGCAGCTCTGAATCTGTGCGGCCAAATTATTTGTCCAGACTTCTCGGAAAGCTGCCCGAGCTCAGGACTCTGTGCACTCAAGGCCTCCAGCGCATCTTTTACCTGAAATTGGAAGATCTAGTTCCTCCACCGCCGATTGTGGACAAAATCTTCATGGATGCGCTTCCGTTTTGA